One segment of Novipirellula aureliae DNA contains the following:
- a CDS encoding serine/threonine protein kinase, giving the protein MNSGDPIRTDASTIHRGMSDPQRGSAVEAESASGPDLPKAESNLSEIEEAKTIIRRSPLSDAPPTNDSKWTRSNRTPASVAGVLLGQRLNHFLLEDFIGGGGMGAVFRARDEQLDRIVAIKVIPFVGNDADLKRRFRNEAQSAAKLDHPRIAKVFDVGTDEDWHYIVFEYIEGINIRDLVTRDGVLSIEDAVFYTCQLAEAINHASHRGIVHRDIKPSNVLIGEGDCIKLVDMGLARSDNLDLTEDMTASGVTLGTFDYISPEQANDPRDADVRSDLYSLGCTLYFMLAGEPPYPGGTMLQKLMHHGKTPPPDIRLTRDEVSDDLAAVIQRMLAKQPDDRYQQAEDLIADLHEVAYREDLQRVQAIASVPAASSNELALWLQKHAPWLVAVSILIVVSGGLSLSSELAREKFPISVPARTSVLSLAADSQSTPPPLNPQIPNARSALPPTLEFGLNDLDGNLGSPLVSADNENALLTPNLGPLRPSPIDSRSVSDPPRFRDLPIPEELSRLSFPANNPLPAPIQPKAEDVKALLIRVEQTQDHLEPRGPSDAIESNQIAIAASLEEAIEMANELDVNRIELAEKQIRCGPLVIERDGLVISSVVGGTVVILEDDQESLTRPDEWIDVGSNRIEFEGIHLHWTVPADLMGGGCILSVNSNRLVRFRDGSITIDNQTRHDDIVAFRIGTRSESANRQAALPLVSMELSNVCIRGQLTMVTMDAAAELQLRWDNGLMAISGRMIDTAGAAIKPLPSARPIQLLLEQVILKAPQGFVRMRLSDQTPYPLQIDREAKNCVFISTPNVPAVEVVGTPTLDNTPPLLVLRGEANAYDTQSDLSDVMLRIVDEQGDRRQFPMSLLRSATPSWAQERSSRWAVDWASEHSEFQDDHELSTSDFRQFGAIISGFRENSLSILSPQSADSQRDPS; this is encoded by the coding sequence ATGAATTCTGGTGACCCCATACGAACCGATGCATCGACAATACATCGCGGCATGAGTGACCCTCAACGGGGGAGTGCTGTCGAGGCTGAATCGGCGTCTGGTCCGGATCTTCCAAAAGCGGAATCCAATCTTAGCGAGATTGAAGAAGCGAAAACGATCATTCGGCGTTCTCCTCTCTCGGACGCACCGCCGACAAACGATTCGAAATGGACACGTTCGAATCGCACGCCCGCATCGGTTGCAGGAGTGCTATTGGGTCAGCGGTTGAATCATTTTTTGCTAGAGGATTTCATTGGTGGCGGCGGGATGGGGGCAGTCTTCCGGGCTCGCGATGAGCAACTCGACCGCATCGTTGCGATCAAGGTCATTCCGTTTGTTGGCAACGATGCCGATCTGAAACGACGCTTTCGCAATGAGGCGCAAAGTGCTGCGAAATTGGATCATCCAAGAATCGCGAAGGTCTTCGATGTTGGAACGGATGAGGATTGGCACTATATCGTTTTCGAATATATCGAAGGGATCAATATCCGCGACTTGGTCACTCGCGATGGCGTGCTTTCGATTGAGGACGCTGTTTTCTATACGTGTCAGTTAGCCGAGGCGATCAATCATGCGTCCCATCGGGGGATTGTTCATCGCGATATCAAGCCCTCCAATGTGTTGATTGGTGAAGGCGATTGCATCAAACTTGTTGATATGGGTTTGGCGCGTTCGGACAACCTCGATTTAACCGAGGACATGACCGCGAGCGGCGTGACGCTTGGAACGTTTGATTACATTTCACCCGAGCAAGCGAACGATCCTCGCGACGCCGATGTGCGAAGCGATCTCTACTCCCTCGGTTGTACGTTGTATTTCATGTTGGCAGGCGAACCGCCTTATCCGGGTGGCACGATGCTGCAAAAGCTAATGCATCACGGCAAGACCCCGCCACCCGACATCCGCTTGACTCGCGATGAGGTCAGTGACGACTTGGCTGCCGTCATTCAGCGGATGCTGGCCAAGCAACCGGATGATCGCTACCAACAAGCGGAGGACCTCATTGCCGATTTGCATGAGGTCGCTTACCGAGAAGATTTGCAACGGGTTCAAGCGATTGCATCGGTGCCAGCCGCTTCATCGAACGAGTTGGCTCTATGGCTACAAAAACATGCACCTTGGCTTGTCGCTGTGAGCATTTTGATCGTGGTTTCCGGAGGATTGTCACTATCGAGCGAGTTGGCAAGAGAGAAGTTTCCAATCTCGGTGCCGGCACGAACGAGTGTATTGAGTCTTGCTGCGGATTCGCAATCGACGCCGCCCCCTCTAAACCCCCAAATTCCAAACGCCCGTTCAGCTCTACCGCCCACGCTCGAGTTTGGTCTGAACGACTTGGACGGCAATCTCGGCTCGCCACTCGTTTCAGCCGACAATGAAAATGCTTTGTTAACGCCGAATTTAGGTCCGCTTCGTCCTTCACCTATCGATTCACGGTCGGTATCCGATCCACCTCGGTTTCGTGACCTACCCATTCCTGAAGAGCTTAGCCGACTCAGCTTTCCTGCAAATAATCCGTTGCCAGCACCGATACAGCCGAAGGCTGAGGATGTGAAAGCGCTCCTGATTCGTGTCGAACAGACGCAAGACCATTTGGAGCCTCGCGGACCGAGCGATGCGATCGAATCGAATCAGATTGCGATTGCAGCATCGCTTGAAGAGGCGATTGAGATGGCAAATGAATTGGACGTGAACCGAATCGAGTTAGCCGAAAAGCAGATTCGCTGCGGTCCGTTGGTCATTGAACGCGACGGGCTCGTGATCTCTTCGGTGGTAGGTGGAACGGTAGTCATCTTGGAGGACGATCAAGAAAGCTTGACTCGACCTGACGAGTGGATCGACGTCGGTTCAAATCGAATTGAATTTGAGGGCATCCATTTGCACTGGACCGTGCCCGCGGATTTGATGGGCGGTGGTTGTATTCTGTCCGTAAATTCGAACCGCTTGGTCCGCTTTCGCGATGGAAGTATTACCATCGACAATCAAACGCGACACGACGATATCGTTGCGTTTCGGATCGGCACCCGGTCTGAATCGGCGAATCGCCAAGCTGCGTTGCCGCTGGTTTCGATGGAGTTGTCGAACGTTTGCATTCGTGGGCAACTCACGATGGTCACGATGGACGCCGCAGCCGAGCTGCAACTCCGCTGGGATAACGGTTTGATGGCAATCAGTGGACGAATGATCGACACCGCTGGGGCCGCTATAAAGCCACTCCCCTCAGCCCGTCCAATCCAACTATTGCTGGAACAAGTCATCTTGAAAGCCCCCCAGGGGTTTGTGCGAATGCGATTGAGCGATCAAACCCCTTATCCACTACAAATCGATCGCGAAGCGAAGAACTGCGTCTTCATCTCCACACCGAATGTTCCGGCTGTGGAGGTGGTCGGGACACCCACGCTAGACAACACGCCACCTTTGTTGGTCCTTCGTGGCGAAGCAAACGCCTATGATACGCAGTCCGATTTGTCGGATGTTATGCTGCGAATTGTCGACGAACAGGGAGATCGCCGACAATTCCCCATGTCGCTTCTGCGCAGCGCAACGCCGTCATGGGCGCAAGAACGTTCGTCTCGGTGGGCAGTCGATTGGGCATCGGAGCATTCTGAATTCCAAGACGATCACGAACTTTCAACAAGTGATTTCCGCCAATTCGGAGCGATCATTAGTGGATTTCGCGAAAACTCGCTCTCCATTTTAAGCCCGCAATCCGCTGATTCGCAGCGGGATCCAAGTTGA
- the rsgA gene encoding ribosome small subunit-dependent GTPase A translates to MAKKKREKQRTDFRKKHQGRVRQGDMTRAFRMGDPNDIADLVNQERVSGKGDLTRKRTVMSQTLEKSDVPSHDSPNANSPNADSPNANSLNANSLNANSLNANSLNANSPNADSLNAGRVISVHGLKSKVLGDDGEFYECAVRQVLKSLNIEQRNVIVAGDRVRFRADSAVDGMIESIEPRSGVISRTSKGRQHVIAANVDYLLIITSAAQPGIKPALIDRFLLTAEHCGVEPVIVINKVDLVDPVPLQPIIGVLASLGYRVLLTSAETGVNIEYLKELMSGKQTALAGQSGVGKSSLLNAMEPGLGLAVSQVSLDNEKGRHTTTATTLIPLSSGGSVFDTPGIRQFQLWDIASNEVAGLMPDLRPYVSGCRYPDCLHLNEDGCTVKNAVADSRIDARRYDSYCHLIEELMIEEESRR, encoded by the coding sequence ATGGCAAAGAAAAAACGCGAGAAGCAGCGAACCGACTTTCGCAAAAAGCATCAAGGCCGTGTCCGTCAAGGCGACATGACGCGGGCGTTCCGCATGGGCGATCCAAACGATATTGCCGATTTGGTCAACCAAGAGCGGGTTAGCGGCAAAGGTGATTTGACGAGAAAGCGAACCGTCATGTCACAAACTCTCGAAAAAAGCGATGTCCCAAGCCACGATTCGCCAAACGCTAACTCGCCAAACGCTGATTCGCCAAACGCTAACTCGCTAAACGCTAACTCGCTAAACGCTAACTCGCTAAACGCTAACTCGCTAAACGCTAACTCGCCAAACGCTGATTCGCTAAACGCTGGACGCGTCATCAGCGTCCATGGGTTGAAAAGCAAGGTGCTTGGCGACGACGGTGAATTCTACGAGTGTGCGGTTCGTCAAGTCCTCAAGTCGCTTAATATTGAGCAACGGAACGTCATCGTCGCCGGCGACCGCGTTCGCTTTCGCGCCGATTCGGCGGTGGATGGGATGATCGAAAGTATCGAACCACGAAGTGGCGTGATTAGTCGCACCAGTAAGGGACGTCAACATGTCATCGCGGCCAACGTCGATTACCTACTGATCATCACCTCGGCCGCCCAGCCAGGTATCAAGCCCGCCCTGATCGACCGATTCCTGCTCACCGCAGAACATTGTGGAGTCGAACCGGTCATCGTCATCAATAAAGTCGATTTGGTCGACCCTGTGCCGTTGCAACCAATCATCGGCGTGTTGGCATCCCTCGGATACCGGGTCTTGCTGACCAGCGCCGAAACGGGGGTCAACATCGAGTACCTTAAGGAGTTAATGTCAGGCAAACAGACGGCGCTTGCCGGCCAAAGTGGAGTGGGGAAAAGTAGTTTGCTCAACGCCATGGAGCCTGGGTTAGGGTTAGCCGTTTCGCAGGTAAGCTTGGACAATGAAAAAGGGCGGCACACGACCACAGCGACGACGCTGATTCCGCTTTCCAGTGGTGGTTCGGTATTTGACACGCCTGGAATTCGTCAATTCCAACTTTGGGACATCGCGTCGAATGAGGTGGCGGGTTTGATGCCCGATTTGCGTCCCTATGTAAGTGGATGCCGCTATCCCGATTGTTTGCACCTGAACGAAGATGGATGTACAGTAAAAAATGCGGTCGCGGATTCGCGGATCGACGCTCGACGCTACGACTCTTATTGTCATTTGATTGAGGAATTGATGATCGAAGAGGAGTCGCGTCGGTAG